A stretch of Bacillus pseudomycoides DNA encodes these proteins:
- a CDS encoding penicillin-binding protein 2, whose amino-acid sequence MEKKEPKQKKKKKKKKKTHLPFRLNVLFFFVFLMFSTVIIQLGKVQIIDGETYKNEVEKKEERTVSTPVPRGKIFDREGHAIVDNKPLRTITYTKMKGVNGEQILHTAKQLAGMIEMPQEAMDKLTEVDKKDFWMQLNKKRAIAKVTKEDEQKLRAKKLAGKDFDKKVEELRRERITAKELNELTSQDIEVLAIKSKMNAGYNMTPKVIKKDVKPKEYAVVSENLANLPGIDTTVDWEREYPYDKILRSVLGNVSSADEGLPKEQLDYYLVRDYNRNDRVGKSYIEKQYEDALHGIKEQSKNITDKEGNITHTEQIVKGKSGNNLMLTIDMELQKRVDESIERNLMAFKASEPMMDRAFVVMMNPKTGQLLSISGKKLVNKGGNMQVEDYALGTMTSSYELGSTVKGATLLTGYQTGAIKPFTHFFDAPMTFKGTTKTKKSWKDFGDIDDLRALQVSSNVYMFNTALKIAGIDYVPNSPLNIKQETFSKMRYHFGQFGLGVSTGIDLPNETVGQRGRKDHTPGFLLDYSIGQYDTYTPLQLAQYISTIANGGYRMKPQIVQEIREQPDKAEDIGKVVQSMEPVILNRVDMDISYINQVKEGFRKVFQETDGTGVVHFQNLPYKPAGKTGTAETVYGGDSDVGKDGNGDRKKCYNLTLAGYAPYDAEPEVAFSVVVPWVNNDQAGINSKIGREILDAYFDLKVKKFGGNPVPIEQPNKPQ is encoded by the coding sequence ATGGAAAAGAAGGAACCGAAACAAAAAAAGAAAAAGAAAAAGAAAAAGAAAACTCATCTTCCCTTCCGATTAAATGTGTTATTTTTCTTTGTATTTCTTATGTTTTCAACTGTTATTATTCAGTTAGGTAAGGTTCAAATTATTGATGGTGAGACGTACAAAAATGAAGTGGAAAAAAAGGAAGAGAGAACAGTAAGTACTCCTGTCCCGCGCGGTAAAATTTTTGATCGAGAAGGACACGCGATTGTTGATAATAAACCATTGAGGACCATTACATATACAAAAATGAAAGGTGTTAATGGGGAACAAATTTTACATACTGCCAAACAACTTGCTGGGATGATTGAAATGCCGCAAGAGGCTATGGATAAGTTAACAGAGGTAGATAAGAAAGATTTTTGGATGCAGTTAAATAAGAAGCGTGCAATAGCAAAAGTAACGAAGGAAGATGAGCAGAAGCTAAGAGCTAAAAAATTAGCAGGAAAAGATTTTGATAAAAAGGTTGAAGAATTGAGACGAGAACGTATTACAGCGAAAGAGTTAAATGAACTAACTTCGCAAGATATAGAAGTGCTAGCAATTAAAAGTAAAATGAATGCAGGTTACAATATGACTCCTAAAGTAATCAAAAAGGACGTAAAGCCTAAAGAATATGCAGTGGTGAGCGAAAATTTAGCAAATCTTCCAGGGATAGATACAACTGTGGATTGGGAACGTGAATATCCATATGATAAAATACTGCGCTCTGTACTTGGAAATGTTTCTAGTGCTGATGAAGGATTACCAAAAGAGCAGTTGGATTACTATTTAGTTCGTGACTATAATCGTAATGATCGCGTTGGGAAAAGTTATATTGAAAAGCAGTATGAAGATGCGCTGCACGGCATAAAAGAACAATCGAAAAACATTACAGATAAGGAAGGAAATATCACTCATACCGAACAAATTGTAAAAGGAAAAAGCGGCAATAATTTAATGTTAACAATTGATATGGAATTACAGAAGCGAGTGGATGAAAGTATCGAAAGAAATTTAATGGCATTTAAAGCTTCAGAGCCAATGATGGATCGTGCTTTTGTAGTCATGATGAATCCGAAAACGGGACAGTTATTATCCATTTCAGGAAAAAAACTAGTAAATAAAGGTGGAAATATGCAAGTAGAAGATTATGCACTTGGTACAATGACGAGCTCTTATGAATTAGGTTCAACAGTAAAGGGAGCGACTTTACTCACGGGTTATCAAACGGGTGCTATTAAACCATTTACTCATTTTTTCGATGCGCCAATGACATTTAAAGGGACAACAAAAACGAAGAAATCGTGGAAAGATTTTGGTGATATTGATGACCTTAGAGCTTTACAAGTATCTTCTAACGTATATATGTTTAACACCGCTTTAAAGATTGCGGGGATTGATTACGTACCGAATAGTCCGTTAAATATTAAACAAGAAACTTTTAGTAAAATGCGCTATCATTTTGGACAATTTGGTCTAGGTGTGTCAACAGGTATTGATTTACCTAATGAAACAGTGGGACAACGAGGGCGAAAAGATCATACACCAGGGTTCTTACTTGATTATTCAATCGGTCAATATGATACATATACACCGCTTCAGCTTGCACAATATATTTCGACGATTGCGAATGGCGGTTATCGCATGAAACCACAAATTGTACAGGAAATTAGAGAGCAACCAGATAAAGCAGAGGATATTGGTAAGGTCGTTCAATCAATGGAACCAGTCATTTTAAATCGTGTAGATATGGATATTTCTTATATAAATCAAGTGAAAGAGGGGTTTAGAAAGGTATTTCAAGAAACTGACGGAACCGGTGTAGTCCACTTTCAAAATCTTCCTTATAAGCCTGCCGGCAAAACAGGAACAGCAGAAACGGTATACGGTGGCGATAGTGATGTAGGTAAAGATGGAAATGGTGATCGAAAAAAATGCTATAATCTAACTTTAGCTGGCTATGCCCCTTATGACGCGGAACCAGAAGTTGCATTCTCTGTCGTTGTCCCATGGGTAAACAATGATCAAGCGGGTATCAATTCTAAAATTGGAAGGGAAATTTTAGATGCTTACTTTGATTTGAAAGTGAAAAAATTCGGTGGGAATCCAGTCCCTATAGAACAGCCGAATAAACCGCAATAA